A single genomic interval of Lysobacter avium harbors:
- a CDS encoding CHASE domain-containing hybrid sensor histidine kinase/response regulator: MAATPARHPPTPGKGRKPVRLSMILPSAVFLVGLVAAGALGIRQHDAKIKAMGAAVDAVADSASSELQRRMKLYEYGLRGTRGAVPGDGRATPEARQRYRDYVMSRDIDAEFPGARGFAYVQRVTPAREAAFLAGQREGGTRDFAIQSLSPNDGDRFVVTYIEPLERNHPALGLDIASEPTRREAALAALESGQPTLTGPITLVQSRGEAGYSMLLLLPVYRGGVTPPPEQRAALATGWVFAPLVTGEFLGGSTDRSYSVELRDVTDPEAPVVLNALPAQGATAAVAFDRHRQLPMYGRRWELVIHPSRELLARQNITSPLTVASTTLGAASLLALILLLGLSARERRLRVFNRRARMAAIAESSHDAIIATDADGRVTEWNAAATQLFGYESEQALSVALVELIVPFEQIREDARIMDSALAGEPVVALETVRRHQDGHLIEVELTTAPIRSARRGVAGVAMTIRDIRERNRSAREVQELNANLERQVQVRTAQLEASSALRRAVLDNAGYGIIATDPDGAITLFNPAAEQMLGVASDAALGSSVERFHDPHEMAIRAMHCEAELGRPVKAGFDALIARAHEAPEAGEWTYVAASGRRIPALVTISALRRDDGGLLGYLGIAVDLTARKAREAALKFSEAKLRGLFELSPLGIVLTDSSGAFVEFNPAFQELLGYPPAELRNLHHSAITPKEYAAQERRVQATLDRTGSYGPYEKHFLRKDGTHVPVRLNGMTLDIEDERYVWSIVEDITVQRTAETAMVSAVADAEAASRAKSDFLANMSHEIRTPMHAILGMLKLLQRTPLNARQRDYAANTEQAASTLLAILNDILDFSKIEAGHQLLESQEFSLDPLLRNLATILGSNVGDKDMEIVYDLDPAIPSQLMGDSLRLQQVLINLAGNAVKFTHYGEVVVSARVASRDGQQVSIRFEVRDTGIGIASDKLESIFEGFTQAEASTTRRFGGTGLGLAISRKLVRLMGGELGVDSERGMGSRFHFTLGFQIPEGASTHADGAAAAVRAGVREPMKALVVDDNDSARESIREMLLSLGWQVDVAAGGQEGLDNIETARAAGQPYGVVFIDWRMPGMDGWETSQRIRAGRSNGAEPLIVMVTAHGRELLSERSAAETSALDGFLMKPVTVSMLLDAVAGVNAHDGATGGEAALPEVHRLQGMRILVVEDNPANQQVVDELLSAEGADVSIASAGAIALQLLAGEPTRYDVVLMDIQMPDMDGYTVTRRIRAMPGFDALPIVAMTANVQASDREASFAAGMNDHIGKPFDLDDLIARLRHWTHSVAHDESAGGYKPGLPTAPSAPGTSASHRADSRQQVAAVLNVAATLQRFAGNQAALDGNLDRFASAARNVHLSLLSAHAAGDREAVLRHLHTLYGLAGIAGAEQLALLARGVSNRAVAAEATAGELPDEASLAAIGSAIDAVIAEITRIRPGAGNPTSTQADPQAPVRDGPLPADLTAGLSELRKLLAASSLTALDTFTGLRQALAHHDPPAAAEIDDALANLAFASAVERVDTLLQKDRP; this comes from the coding sequence ATGGCTGCCACACCGGCGCGGCACCCACCCACGCCCGGAAAGGGCCGCAAGCCGGTGCGGCTGTCGATGATCCTGCCCAGCGCGGTGTTTCTGGTCGGACTGGTCGCCGCGGGCGCGCTGGGCATCCGCCAGCACGACGCGAAGATCAAGGCAATGGGGGCGGCGGTCGACGCCGTTGCCGACAGTGCCAGCAGTGAACTGCAGCGACGGATGAAGCTCTACGAGTACGGCTTGCGCGGAACGCGGGGCGCCGTGCCAGGTGACGGCCGGGCGACCCCGGAAGCGCGCCAGCGTTATCGCGACTATGTGATGTCGCGCGATATCGACGCCGAGTTCCCCGGTGCCCGTGGCTTTGCCTATGTGCAACGCGTTACGCCCGCCCGGGAAGCGGCGTTTCTTGCCGGGCAGCGCGAAGGGGGCACCCGGGATTTCGCCATCCAATCGCTGAGTCCCAACGACGGTGACCGCTTCGTCGTCACCTATATCGAGCCCCTGGAGCGTAACCATCCCGCATTGGGGCTGGACATCGCGTCCGAGCCGACGCGACGCGAGGCCGCGCTGGCCGCGTTGGAAAGCGGCCAGCCTACGCTGACCGGGCCGATCACCTTGGTCCAGTCGCGCGGGGAGGCCGGCTACAGCATGTTGCTGCTGTTGCCCGTGTACCGCGGCGGGGTGACACCGCCGCCGGAGCAACGCGCTGCGCTGGCCACCGGCTGGGTGTTTGCGCCGCTGGTTACCGGTGAGTTCCTTGGCGGGAGCACCGATCGCAGTTATTCGGTGGAGTTGCGCGATGTCACCGATCCCGAAGCTCCGGTTGTGCTCAATGCGCTGCCGGCGCAAGGCGCAACGGCCGCGGTCGCCTTCGACCGACACCGCCAGTTGCCGATGTACGGCCGTCGCTGGGAACTGGTGATCCACCCCAGCCGGGAATTGCTCGCCCGCCAGAACATCACCTCGCCGTTGACCGTTGCTTCCACCACACTGGGCGCGGCATCGCTGCTGGCACTGATCCTGCTGCTGGGCTTGTCTGCGCGCGAGCGTCGCCTGCGGGTCTTCAACCGCCGCGCGCGCATGGCGGCGATCGCCGAGAGCTCGCATGACGCCATCATCGCCACCGATGCCGACGGCCGCGTGACCGAGTGGAATGCAGCGGCGACCCAGTTGTTCGGCTACGAGTCCGAGCAGGCACTGAGCGTTGCCCTGGTCGAACTGATCGTGCCGTTCGAGCAGATCCGCGAGGACGCCCGGATCATGGACTCGGCACTGGCAGGCGAGCCGGTGGTGGCGCTGGAGACGGTTCGCCGCCACCAGGACGGCCACCTGATCGAGGTGGAGCTGACGACGGCGCCCATACGCAGCGCAAGGCGCGGCGTGGCCGGGGTGGCGATGACCATCCGCGATATCCGCGAACGCAATCGCAGCGCCCGTGAAGTGCAGGAACTCAATGCCAACCTGGAGCGGCAGGTCCAGGTCCGTACCGCGCAGCTGGAAGCGTCCTCGGCCCTGCGCCGCGCGGTGCTGGACAACGCCGGCTACGGGATCATTGCCACCGACCCCGACGGTGCGATCACCCTGTTCAACCCCGCCGCCGAGCAGATGCTGGGCGTGGCGTCGGATGCCGCACTGGGCAGCAGCGTCGAGCGCTTCCACGACCCGCACGAGATGGCGATCCGCGCGATGCATTGCGAGGCCGAACTCGGCCGGCCGGTCAAAGCAGGTTTCGATGCACTGATTGCACGTGCGCATGAGGCGCCCGAAGCCGGCGAATGGACGTACGTGGCCGCCAGCGGTCGCCGCATCCCGGCCCTGGTCACCATCAGCGCACTGCGCCGCGACGACGGCGGCCTGCTCGGCTATCTCGGCATCGCGGTCGACCTCACCGCGCGCAAGGCACGCGAGGCCGCGCTGAAGTTCAGCGAAGCCAAATTGCGTGGCCTGTTCGAACTGTCCCCGCTGGGCATCGTGCTGACCGACAGCAGCGGCGCGTTCGTGGAATTCAACCCGGCCTTCCAGGAACTGCTCGGCTATCCGCCCGCCGAGCTTCGCAACCTCCACCACAGCGCCATTACACCGAAGGAATACGCGGCCCAGGAACGTCGCGTCCAGGCAACGCTGGATCGCACTGGCAGTTACGGTCCCTACGAGAAGCATTTCCTGCGCAAGGACGGCACCCACGTGCCGGTGCGCCTGAATGGCATGACGCTGGACATCGAGGACGAGCGCTACGTGTGGTCGATCGTGGAGGACATCACCGTGCAGCGCACGGCGGAGACGGCGATGGTGAGCGCCGTGGCCGACGCCGAAGCCGCCAGCCGCGCCAAGAGCGACTTCCTGGCCAACATGAGCCACGAGATCCGCACTCCCATGCACGCCATCCTGGGCATGCTGAAGCTGTTGCAACGCACGCCGCTGAATGCGCGCCAGCGCGATTACGCCGCCAATACCGAGCAGGCCGCAAGCACCCTGCTGGCGATCCTCAACGACATCCTCGACTTCTCCAAGATCGAGGCCGGCCACCAGTTGCTGGAATCGCAGGAATTCTCGCTCGACCCGCTGCTGCGCAACCTCGCCACCATCCTGGGCAGCAATGTCGGCGACAAGGACATGGAGATCGTCTACGACCTCGACCCGGCGATTCCGTCCCAGCTGATGGGCGACTCGCTGCGCCTGCAGCAGGTGCTGATCAACCTGGCCGGCAACGCGGTCAAGTTCACCCACTATGGCGAGGTGGTGGTGAGCGCCAGGGTGGCCTCGCGGGACGGACAGCAGGTCAGCATCCGGTTCGAGGTGCGCGACACCGGCATCGGCATCGCCAGCGACAAGCTGGAGAGCATCTTCGAGGGCTTCACCCAGGCCGAGGCTTCCACGACCCGACGCTTCGGTGGCACCGGGCTGGGCCTGGCGATCAGTCGCAAGCTGGTTCGCCTGATGGGCGGCGAGCTGGGCGTGGACAGCGAGCGCGGCATGGGCAGCCGTTTTCATTTCACCCTCGGCTTCCAGATCCCCGAAGGCGCGTCGACGCACGCAGACGGGGCCGCGGCCGCCGTCCGGGCAGGCGTGCGGGAACCCATGAAGGCGCTCGTGGTGGACGACAACGACAGTGCGCGCGAGTCGATCCGCGAGATGCTGCTGTCGCTGGGCTGGCAGGTGGACGTCGCCGCCGGCGGCCAGGAAGGTCTGGACAATATCGAGACCGCGCGCGCCGCCGGCCAGCCATATGGCGTGGTGTTCATCGACTGGCGGATGCCCGGCATGGATGGCTGGGAGACCAGCCAGCGCATCCGCGCCGGGCGCAGCAATGGCGCCGAGCCGCTGATCGTGATGGTCACCGCGCACGGCCGCGAGTTGCTCAGCGAGCGCAGCGCGGCGGAGACCTCAGCGCTTGACGGCTTCCTGATGAAACCGGTGACGGTATCGATGCTGCTGGATGCGGTGGCCGGAGTGAATGCGCACGACGGGGCAACGGGTGGCGAAGCCGCGCTGCCTGAGGTGCACCGCCTGCAAGGAATGCGGATCCTCGTGGTCGAGGACAACCCGGCCAACCAGCAGGTGGTCGATGAGCTGCTCTCGGCGGAGGGCGCGGACGTTTCCATCGCCAGTGCCGGTGCGATCGCGCTGCAGTTGCTGGCGGGTGAGCCGACCCGCTACGACGTCGTCCTGATGGACATCCAGATGCCGGACATGGACGGTTACACCGTCACCCGGCGGATCCGGGCGATGCCGGGCTTTGACGCGCTTCCGATCGTGGCGATGACCGCCAACGTCCAGGCCAGTGACCGTGAAGCGAGTTTCGCCGCCGGGATGAACGATCACATCGGCAAGCCCTTCGATCTGGATGACCTGATCGCACGCCTGCGCCACTGGACACACAGCGTCGCGCACGATGAGTCCGCGGGCGGCTACAAACCGGGGCTCCCGACCGCGCCTTCCGCGCCGGGCACCTCCGCCAGCCATCGCGCGGATTCCCGCCAACAGGTCGCTGCAGTCCTCAACGTGGCGGCGACGCTGCAGCGCTTTGCCGGAAACCAGGCCGCGCTGGACGGCAATCTGGACCGCTTCGCCAGTGCCGCCCGAAACGTGCACCTGTCGCTGCTCTCGGCTCACGCCGCGGGTGATCGCGAAGCCGTGTTGCGCCACCTGCACACACTTTATGGATTGGCCGGCATTGCCGGCGCCGAGCAACTGGCCTTGCTGGCGCGCGGCGTGTCCAACCGCGCGGTCGCCGCAGAAGCTACCGCGGGCGAACTGCCAGACGAGGCGAGCCTGGCCGCGATCGGCAGCGCCATCGACGCGGTCATCGCCGAGATCACCCGCATCCGTCCCGGCGCCGGGAACCCCACGTCAACGCAGGCCGATCCGCAGGCGCCTGTGCGGGACGGTCCGCTGCCGGCAGATCTGACAGCCGGCCTGAGCGAGTTGCGCAAGCTGCTCGCGGCCTCCAGCCTGACGGCATTGGACACCTTCACCGGCCTTCGCCAGGCGCTTGCGCATCATGACCCGCCCGCCGCCGCCGAGATCGATGACGCGCTCGCCAACCTGGCGTTCGCATCGGCAGTGGAGCGGGTCGACACATTGCTGCAGAAGGACCGCCCATGA
- a CDS encoding GGDEF domain-containing response regulator — protein MSSAERIPSTPLVTGRRARILVVDDQPTNILTLHRLFEDEHDMFMATGGEQALAFCRRTPPDLVLLDVVMPEPGGLAVCRALAADPATRDIPVIFVTGVDDPDGEAACWDAGGVDFITKPFNARTVSHRVRAHLTLKQQADLLRRLAWVDGLTGIANRRHFDDCLQDEWSRCARLGSPLSLVSFDIDHFKRFNDSKGHLAGDDALREVAEAAAACVSRPGDLVARTGGEEFAALLSHVDAHGAAIVAEHIRQAVAELAIAHPDSDLGRISVSVGVATVVPVPGGEPEVLLAAADRALYSAKAAGRNCVRVEPVAGEPALAP, from the coding sequence ATGAGCTCAGCCGAGCGAATTCCATCGACGCCGCTGGTCACCGGCCGGCGTGCCCGGATCCTGGTGGTGGATGACCAGCCCACGAACATCCTCACCCTGCACCGCCTGTTCGAGGACGAGCACGACATGTTCATGGCGACGGGTGGCGAACAGGCGCTGGCGTTCTGCCGGCGCACGCCGCCGGACCTGGTGCTGCTGGACGTGGTGATGCCGGAGCCGGGCGGCCTGGCGGTCTGTCGTGCCCTGGCGGCCGATCCGGCCACCCGCGACATCCCGGTGATCTTCGTCACCGGCGTGGACGACCCGGACGGCGAGGCCGCGTGCTGGGATGCCGGCGGGGTGGACTTCATCACCAAGCCGTTCAACGCGCGCACCGTGAGTCACCGCGTGCGCGCCCACCTCACGCTCAAACAGCAGGCGGACCTGTTGCGACGCCTGGCGTGGGTCGACGGCCTGACCGGTATTGCCAACCGCCGCCATTTCGACGACTGCCTGCAGGACGAGTGGAGCCGCTGCGCGCGCCTCGGTTCCCCGCTGTCGCTGGTCAGTTTCGATATCGACCATTTCAAGCGCTTCAATGACAGCAAGGGCCACCTGGCCGGCGACGATGCGCTGCGTGAGGTCGCCGAGGCGGCGGCAGCTTGCGTCTCCCGCCCCGGCGACCTGGTGGCGCGCACTGGCGGCGAGGAGTTCGCAGCCCTGCTCTCGCATGTCGACGCGCACGGTGCGGCGATCGTCGCCGAGCACATCCGCCAGGCGGTGGCCGAGCTGGCGATCGCGCATCCGGACAGTGACCTTGGCAGGATCAGCGTCAGTGTCGGCGTGGCCACCGTCGTTCCGGTGCCCGGCGGCGAGCCGGAGGTTTTGCTGGCGGCCGCGGACCGGGCGCTGTACTCCGCCAAGGCAGCCGGCCGCAACTGCGTGCGGGTCGAGCCGGTCGCCGGCGAGCCCGCGCTGGCACCCTGA
- the alkB gene encoding DNA oxidative demethylase AlkB, with protein sequence MGADLFAALDAGTRLRMGGQAWLLHGFALAAIDDLLPALKDVIRAAPFRHMTTPGGLAMSVATTSCGALGWVSDRRGYRYAPRDPASGREWPALPAPMLHMAMAAAAAAGFPDFQPDACLINRYRPGTRLSLHQDRDEHDMAEPIVSVSLGLPATFLFGGLARSDRPVRVALAHGDVVVWGGVDRLRFHGVMPVAPGVHPQLGAQRINLTFRKAGPGSGAA encoded by the coding sequence ATGGGCGCCGACCTCTTCGCCGCGCTGGATGCCGGGACCCGGCTGCGGATGGGCGGGCAGGCGTGGTTGTTGCACGGTTTCGCCCTGGCCGCGATCGACGATCTGCTGCCGGCATTGAAGGACGTCATCCGCGCGGCTCCCTTCCGCCACATGACCACGCCGGGCGGTTTGGCGATGTCGGTGGCGACCACCAGCTGCGGTGCGCTGGGCTGGGTCAGCGATCGTCGGGGATATCGCTACGCCCCACGCGATCCCGCCAGCGGTCGCGAATGGCCAGCGCTACCGGCGCCGATGCTGCACATGGCGATGGCGGCCGCCGCTGCCGCCGGCTTCCCCGACTTCCAACCGGATGCCTGCCTGATCAACCGCTACCGGCCCGGCACCCGGCTCAGCCTGCATCAGGACCGCGACGAGCACGACATGGCCGAGCCGATCGTTTCGGTATCGCTGGGACTGCCGGCCACCTTCCTGTTCGGTGGCCTGGCGCGCAGCGACCGTCCGGTGCGCGTGGCGCTGGCCCATGGGGACGTGGTGGTCTGGGGCGGGGTGGACCGTCTACGCTTCCACGGCGTGATGCCGGTCGCCCCGGGCGTGCACCCGCAACTGGGCGCGCAGCGGATCAATCTGACGTTTCGCAAGGCCGGTCCCGGTAGCGGCGCGGCCTAG
- a CDS encoding GNAT family N-acetyltransferase, translated as MPVIRTVVTSDELRAAWPVVAQLRPELDEQRFVTQMQRQIADDGCRASVLYDDQGVPRAFAAWRVMEMLAVGQHVYVDDLITDADSRSRGYGKAMLDWLKGEAKRLGCVRLQLDSGTQRQDAHAFYLRERLRIEALHFGIELT; from the coding sequence ATGCCGGTCATCCGGACCGTCGTCACCAGCGACGAGCTGCGCGCGGCGTGGCCGGTGGTCGCCCAGTTGCGTCCGGAGCTGGACGAGCAGCGCTTCGTGACCCAGATGCAGCGCCAGATCGCCGACGACGGCTGCCGCGCCAGCGTCCTCTATGACGACCAGGGAGTGCCGCGCGCGTTCGCGGCGTGGCGGGTGATGGAGATGCTCGCGGTCGGACAGCACGTGTACGTGGATGACCTGATCACCGATGCCGATTCGCGCAGCCGCGGCTACGGCAAGGCGATGCTGGACTGGCTGAAGGGGGAGGCGAAGCGGCTGGGCTGTGTGCGCCTGCAGCTGGATTCGGGCACCCAGCGCCAGGACGCGCACGCGTTCTACCTCCGCGAGCGCCTGCGGATCGAGGCGCTGCATTTCGGCATCGAACTGACCTAG
- a CDS encoding DUF2782 domain-containing protein: MRIVPTLLIALSLALAGCTTTGGQPDPNDPTADLRNAEVIESVQDNGDVIQEYRVNGQLKVVKVTPRRGPTYYLMDDDGDGFPDEASEDAKVYWKLFEWN, from the coding sequence ATGCGTATCGTCCCGACCCTGTTGATCGCGCTTTCCCTCGCGCTGGCCGGCTGCACCACCACCGGCGGCCAGCCGGACCCGAACGACCCGACTGCGGACCTGCGCAATGCGGAGGTGATCGAGAGCGTGCAGGACAACGGCGATGTGATCCAGGAATACCGGGTCAACGGCCAGCTGAAAGTGGTCAAGGTCACCCCCCGCCGCGGGCCGACCTATTACCTGATGGACGACGATGGCGACGGGTTCCCGGATGAGGCGTCCGAGGATGCCAAGGTGTACTGGAAACTGTTCGAGTGGAACTGA
- the polA gene encoding DNA polymerase I, translating into MKRLVLIDGSSYLYRAFHALPPLTNADGEPTGALFGVVNMLRATLKENPDYIAFVIDAPGKTFRDDLDPEYKANRPPMPDDLRPQVQPMCDIVHALGIDIIRIDGVEADDVIGTLAVQAADAGIDVTISTSDKDFAQLVRSGQDDNGAPRAGIALVNTMSGSRMDSDAAVIEKHGVRADQIVDYLALMGDKIDNIPGVDKCGPKTAAKWLAEHGTLDGVIANADSIKGKIGENLRAALHRLPLNRTLTTIKLDVDVGLSPTELVLREQHVEELRGLYARYGFKQALRDLGGDPGDAGDGRGDAATDAGSVRNTAAGYARNNTAVSEAPDPALSAPGEYECVDTRAKLDAWIARLQDADEFAFDTETDSLDAMRANLVGLSFAVETGRACYIPLGHDYPGAPAQLDRAEVLDALRPLLTDPGKRKIGQHGKYEMHVMRRHGVPIGGYADDTMLQSFVLNATATRHDMDSLALRYLGYETTKYTDIAGKGAKQITFNQVAVDDAVNYAAEDADITLRLHRVLSAKLAEEPALEKVYREIEMPLVPVLERIEANGVLVDADELRKQSADLGKRMLEAQQKATELAGRSFNLDSPKQVCALLFEELKLPAMVKTPKGQPSANEEALEAIADLHELPRVILDYRSLAKLRGTYTDKLPQMINPDTGRLHTSYHQAGAATGRLASSDPNLQNIPIRTVDGRHIRTAFVAPPGRRIVACDYSQIELRIMAHLSGDEGLLRAFAAGADIHKATAAEVFGKTLETVSSDDRRAAKAINFGLMYGMSAFGLAKQLGVSRGDAQDYIGLYFARYPGVREFMDRTREQARERGYVETVFGRRLYLDNIHARNQGLRAGAERAAINAPMQGTAADIIKRAMIEIHSWLADHAGRALMILQVHDELVFEVDADFVDTLLEEVVARMVGAAQLRVPLLVESGVGANWDEAH; encoded by the coding sequence ATGAAAAGACTCGTTCTGATCGACGGTTCCAGCTACCTCTACCGCGCCTTCCACGCGCTGCCGCCACTGACCAACGCCGACGGCGAGCCGACCGGCGCGCTGTTCGGGGTGGTCAACATGCTGCGCGCCACCTTGAAGGAAAACCCGGACTACATCGCGTTCGTGATCGATGCCCCCGGCAAGACCTTCCGCGACGACCTGGACCCCGAGTACAAGGCCAACCGCCCGCCGATGCCCGATGACCTGCGGCCGCAGGTGCAGCCGATGTGCGACATCGTGCACGCACTGGGTATCGACATCATCCGCATCGACGGCGTCGAGGCCGATGACGTGATCGGGACGCTCGCGGTGCAGGCGGCCGATGCCGGCATCGACGTGACCATCTCCACCAGCGACAAGGACTTCGCCCAGCTGGTGCGCAGTGGCCAGGATGACAACGGGGCGCCGCGCGCGGGTATCGCGCTGGTCAACACCATGAGCGGCAGCCGCATGGACAGCGACGCGGCGGTGATCGAAAAGCACGGCGTGCGCGCGGACCAGATCGTCGATTACCTGGCGCTGATGGGCGACAAGATCGACAACATCCCCGGCGTGGACAAGTGCGGCCCGAAAACCGCGGCCAAATGGCTGGCCGAGCACGGCACCCTGGATGGCGTGATCGCCAACGCCGACAGCATCAAGGGCAAGATCGGCGAGAACCTGCGCGCCGCGCTGCACCGCCTGCCGCTCAACCGCACCCTGACCACGATCAAGCTGGATGTCGACGTGGGTCTCAGCCCCACCGAACTGGTCCTGCGCGAGCAGCACGTGGAGGAGCTGCGCGGCCTGTACGCGCGCTATGGCTTCAAGCAGGCCCTGCGTGACCTGGGCGGGGATCCCGGGGATGCCGGCGATGGCCGGGGCGATGCGGCGACCGATGCCGGCAGCGTGCGCAACACCGCCGCCGGCTACGCGCGCAACAACACGGCCGTGTCCGAGGCGCCTGATCCCGCGCTGTCCGCCCCCGGCGAGTACGAGTGCGTGGACACCCGCGCAAAGCTCGATGCGTGGATTGCCCGCCTGCAGGACGCCGACGAGTTCGCGTTCGACACCGAGACCGACTCGCTCGACGCCATGCGCGCCAATCTGGTGGGCCTGAGCTTCGCGGTAGAAACCGGGCGCGCCTGCTACATCCCGCTGGGTCATGACTACCCGGGCGCACCGGCGCAGCTGGACCGCGCCGAGGTGCTCGACGCCCTGCGCCCGCTGCTGACCGATCCGGGCAAGCGCAAGATCGGCCAGCACGGCAAGTACGAGATGCACGTCATGCGTCGGCACGGCGTACCGATCGGCGGCTACGCCGACGACACCATGCTGCAGAGCTTCGTCCTCAACGCCACCGCCACCCGCCACGACATGGACTCACTCGCCCTGCGTTACCTGGGCTACGAGACCACCAAGTACACCGACATCGCCGGCAAGGGCGCCAAGCAGATCACCTTCAACCAGGTGGCGGTCGACGATGCCGTCAACTACGCCGCCGAGGACGCCGACATCACCCTGCGCCTGCACCGCGTGCTGTCGGCGAAGCTGGCCGAAGAGCCCGCACTGGAGAAGGTCTACCGGGAGATCGAGATGCCGCTGGTGCCGGTGCTGGAACGCATCGAGGCCAACGGCGTGCTGGTCGACGCCGACGAACTGCGAAAACAGTCGGCCGACCTGGGCAAGCGCATGCTGGAGGCGCAGCAGAAGGCGACCGAGCTGGCCGGTCGCAGCTTCAACCTGGATTCGCCCAAGCAGGTGTGCGCGCTGCTGTTCGAGGAGCTCAAGCTGCCGGCGATGGTGAAAACGCCCAAGGGCCAGCCCTCGGCGAACGAGGAGGCGCTGGAGGCGATCGCCGACCTGCATGAGCTGCCGCGTGTGATCCTGGATTACCGCAGCCTGGCCAAGCTGCGCGGCACCTACACCGACAAGCTGCCGCAGATGATCAACCCCGACACCGGTCGGCTCCATACCAGTTACCACCAGGCGGGAGCTGCCACCGGACGTCTGGCCTCCAGCGACCCCAACCTGCAGAACATCCCGATCCGCACCGTCGATGGCCGCCACATCCGCACCGCGTTCGTCGCCCCGCCGGGCCGGCGCATCGTCGCCTGCGACTATTCGCAGATCGAGCTGCGGATCATGGCCCACCTGTCGGGCGACGAGGGCCTGCTGCGTGCATTCGCGGCCGGCGCCGACATCCACAAGGCGACCGCCGCCGAGGTGTTCGGCAAGACGCTGGAGACCGTCAGCAGCGACGACCGCCGCGCCGCCAAGGCGATCAACTTCGGCCTGATGTACGGCATGAGCGCGTTCGGGTTGGCCAAGCAGCTGGGCGTGTCCCGTGGCGATGCGCAGGACTACATCGGCCTGTACTTCGCCCGCTACCCGGGCGTGCGCGAGTTCATGGACCGCACCCGCGAGCAGGCCCGCGAGCGCGGCTATGTGGAGACCGTGTTCGGCCGCCGCCTGTATCTGGACAACATCCACGCCCGCAACCAGGGCCTGCGTGCCGGCGCCGAGCGCGCGGCGATCAACGCGCCGATGCAGGGCACCGCGGCGGACATCATCAAGCGCGCCATGATCGAGATCCACTCATGGCTTGCCGATCACGCCGGGCGCGCCCTGATGATCCTGCAGGTGCACGATGAGCTGGTGTTCGAGGTCGATGCCGATTTTGTCGACACGCTGCTCGAGGAGGTGGTCGCGCGCATGGTCGGTGCCGCGCAATTGCGGGTGCCCCTGTTGGTGGAAAGCGGCGTGGGCGCCAACTGGGATGAAGCGCACTGA
- the hemF gene encoding oxygen-dependent coproporphyrinogen oxidase, with product MNLSACPKESDHDFARVRSYLTDLQDRICAAIEQADGSARFGEDNWIRAEGGGGRTRILRDGAVFEQAGIGFSDVSGSTLPPSASANRPELAGAAWRAIGVSLVFHPRNPFLPTTHANVRHFRAMRNGETVASWFGGGFDLTPFYPFDEDVLHWHRTARELCAPFGGDARYEAHKRWCDEYFFVKHRNETRGVGGLFFDDLSEDFQREFGYMRAVGDGFLDAYLPIVERRKDVPYGDKERQFQLYRRGRYVEFNLVLDRGTLFGLQSGGRSESILMSLPPLVRWEYGYTPEAGSAEARLADYLRPRDWLNELV from the coding sequence ATGAACCTGTCCGCATGCCCCAAAGAATCCGACCACGACTTCGCGCGTGTCCGCAGCTACCTCACCGACCTGCAGGATCGCATCTGCGCGGCGATCGAGCAGGCCGACGGCAGCGCCCGCTTCGGCGAGGACAACTGGATCCGCGCCGAAGGCGGCGGCGGTCGTACCCGCATCCTGCGCGACGGCGCGGTGTTCGAGCAAGCCGGCATCGGCTTCTCGGATGTCTCGGGCAGCACGCTGCCGCCGTCGGCAAGCGCCAATCGCCCGGAGCTGGCCGGAGCGGCGTGGCGGGCGATCGGGGTATCGCTGGTGTTCCACCCACGCAATCCTTTCCTGCCGACCACCCATGCCAACGTGCGCCATTTCCGCGCCATGCGTAACGGCGAGACCGTCGCCTCGTGGTTCGGCGGTGGCTTCGACCTGACCCCGTTCTATCCCTTCGATGAAGACGTGCTGCACTGGCACCGCACCGCGCGCGAGCTGTGCGCGCCCTTCGGCGGTGACGCCCGCTATGAGGCGCACAAGCGCTGGTGCGACGAGTACTTTTTCGTCAAGCACCGCAATGAGACCCGCGGCGTCGGCGGGCTGTTCTTCGATGACCTGAGCGAGGACTTCCAGCGCGAGTTCGGCTACATGCGCGCGGTCGGCGACGGCTTTCTGGATGCCTACCTGCCGATCGTGGAGCGTCGCAAGGATGTCCCTTACGGCGACAAGGAGCGCCAGTTCCAGCTCTACCGGCGCGGCCGCTACGTCGAGTTCAACCTGGTGCTGGACCGCGGCACCCTGTTCGGCCTGCAGTCGGGCGGGCGCAGCGAATCGATTCTGATGAGCCTGCCACCATTGGTGCGCTGGGAATACGGCTACACGCCGGAAGCCGGCAGCGCGGAGGCCAGGCTGGCGGATTACCTGCGGCCGCGCGACTGGTTGAACGAGTTGGTTTGA